The Caproicibacterium amylolyticum genome includes the window GCGGTGGCATCCGCACCGGCACAGATGTTTTTGCTGTCCAACGCACTGTTAGCGGGATTTAACCTGCTGCCAGTTGAACCATTAGATGGCGGCCAGACACTGCTGAGCCTGCTGAGTTTATGTTTTGAAAGAGAACAGGCTCAGCAGGTAGTTCAGATTGTTTCTTTCATTGCCTTAATACCAATAGCGGCTTTAGGCTTTCTGGTGCTGTTTCAGTCGCACTGGAACGTTACTCTTCTGCTGGCAGCTGTCTATTTGCTGTTCCTTCTTTTGATGAAAAACGGCAGATATGCATGAGGGTTGAAGAAACAGGACTTCTGAGGTATAATAAACTGATATTGCGGCTGCCCGCAAAGCCGCTTGTCAGGAGGAGCCATGGTTACCAAGGAAGTAGAAGCGCTGCTTGACCGGGTGCAGAAACCCGGCCGCTATGTTGGCGGAGAATTAAACAGCATCGTGAAAGATAAGAAAAATATCGAAGTACGTTTCGCATTTTGTTTCCCAGATACTTATGAAGTCGGTATGTCCCACTTGGGAATGAAAATCCTTTACAGCCAGCTGAATACACGGGAATATTTATGGTGCGAACGCGTTTTTGCCCCTTGGCTGGATATGGAGGCAGAACTGCGAAAAGCGAAACTGCCGCTTTATGCATTGGAAAGCGGCGATTCTGTAGGCGACTTTGATATTATCGGTTTTACACTACAGTACGAAATGTGTTATACCAATGTGTTGAATATGCTGGAGCTGGCAGGTGTGCCGCTGCTTTCCCGTGACCGCATGGAACTTAAAAATCTGGTGGTCGCCGGGGGTCCGTGCGTCTGCAATGCGGAGCCGATTGCGGATTATATTGACCTTTTCTTTCTGGGTGAAGGGGAAGAAGTGGATCTTGAGGTCTGTGACCTTTATCGGGAGTGCAAGCAAAATGGTACCTCAAAAGAGGAATTCTTAATGCGTGCGGCACAAATTCAGGGCGTTTATGTACCGGCTTTTTATGAGATCACTTATCAGAATGATGGAACTGTAAAAGCAATTACACCAACGCATGGTGCACCCGCAAAGGTAAAAAAGCGCCTGATGCTGGATATGGACGAGAGCTTTTATCCGGATAAATTTGTGGTGCCGTATGTTGATATTGTGCATGACCGTGCGGTGGAAGAAGTGTTCCGCGGCTGCATTCGCGGCTGCAGATTCTGTCAGGCAGGCTTTTTGTATCGGCCGGTTCGGGAAAAGAGCGCTGAGGTTGTGGACAGACAGTCTCATGCGCTGTGTGAAAGCACCGGTTATGATGAAGTTTCACTTTCTTCATTGAGTACCAGCGATTACACGCAGATAAACCCGCTGCTGGATAAAATGCTGAAATGGTCAGCCAATGAGAAAACAAGCATTTCTCTGCCAAGTCTGCGTGTGGATGGTTTTCAGACAGAAGTTATGGATAAGATTAAAACGGTTCGCCGCAGTGGTTTGACCTTTGCACCGGAAGCCGGTACACAGCGGATGCGGAATGTAATCAATAAAAATGTAACGGAAGAAGAACTTCTGAAAACGGTAAACACAGCTTTTTCCGGCGGCTGGAGTACCGTTAAACTATATTTTATGCTTGGATTGCCGACGGAAACGTTGGAAGACGTTGAGGGGATAGCTGATCTTGCACAGAAAGTGGTGGATGCCTACTATGCGCGTCCGGAAAAGCAAAAGGGGAAGGGCGTAAAGGTAACCGTCAGTGCCTCTGCCTTTATACCAAAACCTTTCACACCGTTTCAGTGGGAACCGCAGGATACATTGGAGCAGATGGAAGAAAAACAGCTGCATATGCTCCATGCGGTGAAGTCCCACAAAATCAACCCCACCTGGCACGATGCTTCCACCAGCTTAATTGAAGCAGTCTTTGCCCGCGGTGACCGCAGGCTTGGGCCTGCACTGTTGGAAGCACACCGCCGGGGCTGCAAAATGGATGGCTGGGAAGATGGCTTTTCCATAGAAAGATGGCTGAGTGTTTTTCATGACTGCGGAATTGACCCGGCCTTTTATGCCAACCGCCGCCGCAGCTTTGACGAAGTGCTGCCGTGGGATCATATGGATTACGGTGTCAGCAAAGAGTTCCTGATTCAGGAGTGTAAACGTGCTTATGCAGCGGAAACAACGCCAAACTGCAGGCAGTCCTGCTCTCATTGCGGCGCGGCACAGTTCGGAGGGGGTATCTGTTTTGAAAAACATTAGAGTCTGGTTTTCCAAAACCGGCCCATCACGCT containing:
- a CDS encoding TIGR03960 family B12-binding radical SAM protein, with translation MVTKEVEALLDRVQKPGRYVGGELNSIVKDKKNIEVRFAFCFPDTYEVGMSHLGMKILYSQLNTREYLWCERVFAPWLDMEAELRKAKLPLYALESGDSVGDFDIIGFTLQYEMCYTNVLNMLELAGVPLLSRDRMELKNLVVAGGPCVCNAEPIADYIDLFFLGEGEEVDLEVCDLYRECKQNGTSKEEFLMRAAQIQGVYVPAFYEITYQNDGTVKAITPTHGAPAKVKKRLMLDMDESFYPDKFVVPYVDIVHDRAVEEVFRGCIRGCRFCQAGFLYRPVREKSAEVVDRQSHALCESTGYDEVSLSSLSTSDYTQINPLLDKMLKWSANEKTSISLPSLRVDGFQTEVMDKIKTVRRSGLTFAPEAGTQRMRNVINKNVTEEELLKTVNTAFSGGWSTVKLYFMLGLPTETLEDVEGIADLAQKVVDAYYARPEKQKGKGVKVTVSASAFIPKPFTPFQWEPQDTLEQMEEKQLHMLHAVKSHKINPTWHDASTSLIEAVFARGDRRLGPALLEAHRRGCKMDGWEDGFSIERWLSVFHDCGIDPAFYANRRRSFDEVLPWDHMDYGVSKEFLIQECKRAYAAETTPNCRQSCSHCGAAQFGGGICFEKH